AATCCCTGGGTTGCCTGACGTGCGAGCTGCTCGACGTCGACGACGAGCGTTCGGGTCATACCGGTCATCGCGGGAATGGTCAGCGCGAGAGCGTGGATCGTGTCGAGAACCGCGGCCTTGTCCTCGGCGAGGTCTCGGTTGTACGCGAGCGGCAGCGACTTCAAGGTCGCGAGCAGTCCACTCACGTTGCCGATCAGGCGTCCGGCCTTACCGCGCGTCAACTCGGCGATGTCGGCGTTCTTCTTCTGCGGCATGATCGAGCTGCCGGTTGCGAACGAGTCGTGCAGGGTCACCCAGCCGAACTGCCGTGAGGTCCAGAGACAGACCTCTTCGGATAGCCGCGAGAGGTTGACGCCGATCATCGACGCCGCGAACAAGAACTCGGCGACATGATCACGACTCGCAACGGCGTCGATGGAGTTCTCGCACGGCCCGTCGTAGCCCAGCTCCGCTGCAGTCAGCTCCGGGTTCACCGCAACCGCCGAGCCGGCGAGAGCGGCAGCACCGAGCGGTGACCTTGCCGTTCTGCGGTCCCAATCCTGCAGTCGCTCGATGTCACGCGCAAAGGCCTGGGCATGGGCGAGCAGTTGGTGTGCAAAGACGACCGGCTGCGCGGGCTGCAGGTGGGTGAAGCCTGGTGCGGGCGTACGTACGTGCTGCCGGGCCTGATCGAGAAGTGCCTTCTGCAGCTCGATCAGATTGGCGACGATCGATCGACAACTGTCTCGGAGCTGGAGGCGCAGGTCGTTCGTGGTCTGGTCATTGCGCGACCGTCCTGCGCGCAGCTTGCCACCGAGCTCGCCGAGACGCTCGACGAGTGCGCGTTCGAGAAACGTGTGCACATCCTCGTCGCTCGTCTCCGGGGTCGCTGCACCGGAGGCCACATCGCGTTCCAGCTCGTCGAGGCCCGACAGGAGCCGGTCCAGGTCGTCGGCGTCGAGGACTCCGAACCGATGAAGCTCACGTGCGTGTGAGCGTGAGCCGGCGAGGTCGTAGGGGGCCAACGAGAAATAGTCCTCGGGCGATCGCGACAGTCGAAGGAGTGCAGGATCCGCCGGCGAACGAAATCGCCCTCCCCAGAGTTTCTCGGCCATCGAGCTGCCTCTCGTGCTTTGGTGGTGTCTTCCGAACTTGATGTGCCCACGAGCAAA
The sequence above is drawn from the Nocardioidaceae bacterium SCSIO 66511 genome and encodes:
- the argH gene encoding argininosuccinate lyase, which gives rise to MAEKLWGGRFRSPADPALLRLSRSPEDYFSLAPYDLAGSRSHARELHRFGVLDADDLDRLLSGLDELERDVASGAATPETSDEDVHTFLERALVERLGELGGKLRAGRSRNDQTTNDLRLQLRDSCRSIVANLIELQKALLDQARQHVRTPAPGFTHLQPAQPVVFAHQLLAHAQAFARDIERLQDWDRRTARSPLGAAALAGSAVAVNPELTAAELGYDGPCENSIDAVASRDHVAEFLFAASMIGVNLSRLSEEVCLWTSRQFGWVTLHDSFATGSSIMPQKKNADIAELTRGKAGRLIGNVSGLLATLKSLPLAYNRDLAEDKAAVLDTIHALALTIPAMTGMTRTLVVDVEQLARQATQGFTLATEVADWLSVRGVPFSEAHEITGRLVQVCEDQGVELHEVSDDDLAKVDPRLTGQVRAHLTVEAALAARTGYGATAPDRVQEQLDRLAERTSEQQAWIQEYGGPRCP